In Streptomyces sp. NBC_00414, a single window of DNA contains:
- a CDS encoding DDE-type integrase/transposase/recombinase, protein MGGRLTYLATWSGIVYVAFVVDVFSRAIVGRSAATSNRAKLVLDAVDMALWRRDRAGTPAGPGLVPHSDAGS, encoded by the coding sequence GTGGGTGGCCGACTCACCTACCTGGCCACCTGGTCCGGGATCGTCTACGTCGCGTTCGTCGTGGACGTGTTCTCCCGGGCGATCGTGGGCCGGTCCGCCGCCACCAGCAACCGGGCCAAGCTCGTCCTCGACGCCGTCGACATGGCGCTGTGGCGCCGGGACCGGGCCGGAACTCCCGCTGGACCAGGTCTCGTTCCGCATTCGGATGCAGGCA